In Saprospiraceae bacterium, a genomic segment contains:
- a CDS encoding magnesium transporter CorA family protein, giving the protein MIRFYTTGNQTFQETDSLEEAYWIDLSPPFLPGELDGFATTLGIESDFLTDPLDIEERARYERYDEARSIIINTPVLNETEKENDPIFITVPLGIILCQGKLITICSVESPVIEKFIDNRVKGFLIQNETLFILQIFEQTVRLFLEDLRKLNLRRNLIEQELYHSSRSEELRSLLRIEKSLVYFVNSLSANELLKLKMKRTDFLSIKNNEDYSELFEDIIVDNNQAREVAQLYTNILNGTMEAYASIISNNLNKFVNRLTVITVILMVPTLISSFFGMNVPMPFSLGDSNVSFYLVMFASVMLSLIIAWVFKERKFF; this is encoded by the coding sequence ATGATTCGTTTTTATACCACCGGAAATCAAACATTTCAGGAAACCGATTCTTTAGAAGAGGCTTACTGGATTGATCTATCTCCACCGTTTTTACCAGGGGAGCTCGACGGCTTTGCAACAACCCTTGGAATTGAATCTGACTTTTTAACCGATCCATTAGACATTGAAGAGAGAGCGCGTTATGAGCGATATGATGAAGCCCGAAGCATCATTATAAATACACCCGTACTTAATGAAACTGAAAAAGAAAATGATCCCATATTCATTACCGTTCCATTGGGAATTATTTTATGCCAGGGAAAATTAATTACAATTTGCAGTGTGGAGAGTCCGGTCATCGAAAAGTTTATAGACAATAGAGTTAAAGGATTTCTGATTCAAAATGAAACATTGTTTATTCTTCAAATATTTGAACAAACCGTTCGCTTGTTTTTGGAAGATCTTCGAAAATTAAATTTAAGACGAAATTTAATTGAACAAGAGTTATATCATTCCAGCAGATCTGAAGAATTAAGGAGTTTGCTTCGCATAGAAAAATCTCTGGTGTATTTTGTAAATTCATTAAGTGCCAATGAGTTACTAAAGTTAAAAATGAAGCGAACTGATTTTTTAAGTATCAAGAATAATGAAGATTATTCAGAACTCTTTGAAGATATTATCGTTGATAATAACCAGGCCAGGGAAGTAGCCCAATTATATACGAACATTCTGAACGGCACGATGGAGGCATACGCATCCATTATTTCCAATAACCTGAATAAATTTGTGAATAGACTGACTGTCATAACGGTCATTCTGATGGTTCCTACTTTGATATCCAGTTTTTTTGGAATGAATGTACCCATGCCGTTTTCATTAGGAGATTCAAATGTTTCCTTTTACCTGGTAATGTTTGCTTCAGTTATGCTCAGCCTAATTATTGCCTGGGTTTTTAAAGAACGCAAGTTTTTTTAG
- a CDS encoding alpha-hydroxy-acid oxidizing protein, with product MKFKIGIERQRQIYLDAIFGKKSSIPQNYNSLEQLCRQSLPEKYFNYIFTGAGDNCGVKNNQEAFKKYEILPRWCRGLKDPDLSIHLCGYKLDFPILFAPIGVLELAHRHADAELARASCGTRIPMIVSSQSSISLEHCANIIRDVPWWFQLYFSQSKELTQSFVRRAEDAGASAIVLTLDTVMLGWRNLDLETAYLPFLEGKGIANYTSDPYFLACLENEIISNESKGKPSLLHILKLFNSFPGNILDKLRSKNPIKAVQLFTRSYSRPELNWDDIKWLRAQTNLPIFLKGILHAADAIKTVDTGCNGVIVSNHGGRQINNNAASLDCLADIRKNVDENFPVILDSGIRSGTDIFIALALGANAVSIGRPYVYAMHLAGHKGVEELMANYISELKILMSLTGCANIEEISRAGLVRCKT from the coding sequence ATGAAATTCAAAATTGGGATAGAGCGGCAAAGGCAAATTTATTTGGACGCCATCTTTGGAAAAAAGTCTTCAATCCCGCAGAATTATAATTCCTTAGAACAATTATGTAGACAGTCATTACCTGAAAAATATTTTAATTATATTTTTACTGGTGCCGGCGATAATTGTGGCGTTAAAAATAATCAAGAGGCTTTTAAAAAATACGAGATCCTGCCGCGCTGGTGCAGAGGTCTAAAAGATCCGGATTTGTCTATTCATCTTTGCGGCTACAAGCTCGATTTTCCGATACTATTTGCACCTATAGGTGTTTTAGAACTTGCTCATCGTCATGCGGATGCAGAGTTAGCAAGGGCTTCTTGTGGTACGCGCATACCAATGATTGTGTCGAGCCAGTCGTCTATCTCATTGGAGCATTGTGCAAACATTATAAGAGATGTGCCCTGGTGGTTTCAATTGTATTTTAGCCAGTCTAAAGAGTTGACGCAAAGTTTTGTCAGAAGAGCTGAAGATGCGGGCGCCAGTGCCATCGTGTTAACCCTGGATACGGTCATGCTTGGTTGGAGAAATTTGGATCTTGAAACAGCTTACCTGCCTTTTCTGGAAGGTAAAGGAATCGCAAATTATACTTCAGATCCTTATTTTTTAGCTTGTTTAGAAAATGAAATCATTTCGAATGAAAGTAAAGGTAAACCATCGCTGTTGCATATTCTAAAATTGTTTAATTCGTTTCCCGGCAATATTTTAGACAAACTACGAAGTAAAAATCCGATAAAAGCTGTTCAACTTTTTACGCGCAGCTATTCGAGACCTGAATTGAATTGGGATGATATAAAATGGTTAAGAGCACAAACAAATTTACCAATTTTTCTAAAAGGCATTTTGCATGCTGCTGATGCGATTAAGACAGTTGATACAGGTTGTAATGGAGTTATTGTATCTAATCACGGGGGAAGACAGATCAATAACAATGCTGCGAGTTTGGATTGTCTAGCAGATATTCGAAAAAACGTGGACGAAAATTTTCCTGTTATACTCGATAGCGGAATTCGATCCGGAACAGATATATTTATTGCATTGGCTTTAGGGGCCAACGCTGTATCCATTGGAAGACCTTATGTATATGCTATGCATTTAGCCGGACATAAGGGCGTGGAGGAATTGATGGCCAATTATATTTCTGAATTAAAAATTCTTATGAGCTTAACCGGTTGTGCAAATATTGAAGAAATTTCAAGAGCCGGACTGGTACGATGTAAAACTTAA
- the rimO gene encoding 30S ribosomal protein S12 methylthiotransferase RimO, whose amino-acid sequence MRTKTHNKRKVQLVTLGCSKNWVDSENIITQLAHNNFEVQHNGKDYGPETVIVNTCGFIERAKEESIQTILEFAKLKTEGKIETLYVTGCLSQRYKENLEDEIPEVDAYFGTMDMPALLSRLNVDFRQDLIGERLLSTPSHYAYLKISEGCNRTCSFCAIPLMRGQHKSTPIEDLVLQARNFAKNGVKELILIAQELTYYGLDIYKKRRLNDLLKALTEIDGIEWIRLHYAYPSNFPLEIIELMKAEPKICSYLDMPLQHISSRVLKSMRRQISKEETTELIKTIRILHPEIHLRTTFLVGYPEETSEDFDELCEFVQESKFERIGVFTYSHEDDTIASSLKDIHSPELKEQRAQHLMQLQEDISLELNEKKVGKQFKTLIDRKEGKNYIGRTEFDSPDVDNEVHIPSNSNKYIRIGDFETIKITKAEPYDLFGIPV is encoded by the coding sequence TTGCGTACAAAAACACATAACAAGAGAAAAGTACAGCTTGTTACTTTAGGCTGCTCAAAAAATTGGGTAGATTCGGAGAATATAATAACTCAACTGGCACATAACAATTTCGAAGTCCAGCACAATGGGAAAGATTATGGTCCAGAGACAGTGATTGTCAACACTTGCGGTTTCATTGAAAGGGCAAAGGAAGAATCCATTCAAACCATACTCGAGTTTGCGAAATTAAAAACCGAAGGTAAAATTGAAACACTCTATGTAACCGGATGCCTCTCCCAGCGGTATAAAGAAAATTTGGAAGATGAAATACCGGAAGTAGATGCCTACTTTGGAACCATGGATATGCCTGCATTATTGTCTAGGCTAAATGTTGATTTTCGACAGGATCTTATTGGGGAAAGACTTTTGTCTACGCCTTCACACTATGCATACTTAAAAATTTCCGAAGGTTGTAATCGCACTTGCAGTTTTTGTGCAATTCCACTCATGCGTGGTCAGCATAAGTCAACACCCATTGAAGATTTAGTGCTGCAAGCCCGAAATTTTGCAAAAAATGGTGTCAAAGAACTCATCTTGATTGCACAGGAATTGACCTATTATGGTTTGGATATTTATAAAAAAAGAAGACTCAACGATCTGCTCAAAGCTCTTACAGAAATTGATGGAATAGAGTGGATTCGATTGCATTACGCATACCCTTCAAATTTTCCTTTGGAGATTATTGAACTCATGAAAGCAGAACCCAAAATATGCAGTTATCTTGATATGCCATTACAACATATTTCAAGCCGGGTGCTAAAAAGTATGCGAAGACAAATTTCAAAAGAAGAAACTACAGAATTGATCAAAACAATCAGAATTTTACATCCTGAAATTCATTTGCGCACTACATTTTTAGTTGGATACCCTGAAGAAACCAGTGAAGACTTCGACGAATTATGCGAATTTGTTCAAGAATCCAAATTTGAGAGAATTGGAGTATTCACTTATTCGCATGAAGATGACACCATTGCATCTTCTTTAAAAGATATACACAGCCCTGAGCTTAAAGAACAAAGAGCTCAACATTTAATGCAACTGCAGGAAGACATTAGTCTCGAACTCAACGAAAAGAAAGTGGGCAAACAATTTAAAACGCTAATAGATCGCAAAGAAGGAAAAAATTATATTGGCAGAACAGAATTTGATAGCCCTGATGTAGATAATGAAGTCCACATTCCTTCAAATTCTAATAAGTATATACGAATAGGTGATTTTGAAACTATTAAAATCACCAAAGCTGAGCCATACGATTTATTCGGTATTCCCGTTTAA
- a CDS encoding CTP synthase yields MAAKYIFVTGGVTSSLGKGIISASLAKLLQARGYNVTIQKFDPYINIDPGTLNPYEHGECYVTDDGAETDLDLGHYERFLNKPTSQSNNITTGKIYQTVIDKERKGDYLGKTVQVIPHITDEIKRRISLLGDSGYQLVITELGGTVGDIESLPYLEALRQFRMDVGTQNVVTIHLTLIPYLAAAKELKTKPSQHSVKELLEAGIQPDILVCRTERPITDEIRAKLALFCNLQRENVIEAIDADTIYDVPLLMLKEKLDVRVLEKLNLPTKAEPDLKNWKKFLGQLKNPSESVTIGLVGKYIELPDAYKSIHEAFVHAGAFNECKVKVIPIHSEDLENDLEVEKALKELDGILVAPGFGERGIDGKIRAINYARTHKMPFFGICLGMQCAVVEFFRNVVGYKDAASTEVNSKSTHPVIDMMENQKKVKNKGGTMRLGAYNCILSDKSLAKKCYKTESIYERHRHRYEFNNDYLEQAKQAGLTPTGINPDQGLVEIVELKDHPWFVGVQFHPELKSTVEAPHPLFIGFIKACIQKKTKK; encoded by the coding sequence ATGGCTGCAAAATACATTTTTGTTACGGGCGGGGTTACTTCCTCTCTTGGCAAAGGCATTATATCTGCATCTCTTGCAAAACTACTACAAGCAAGAGGGTATAATGTTACCATTCAAAAATTTGATCCTTACATTAATATTGATCCTGGCACGCTCAATCCATACGAGCATGGTGAATGTTATGTAACAGATGATGGGGCTGAAACCGACCTTGATTTAGGTCATTATGAACGATTTTTAAACAAGCCAACATCGCAATCCAATAATATTACCACTGGAAAGATCTATCAAACTGTTATCGACAAAGAGCGTAAAGGAGATTACCTAGGGAAAACAGTACAAGTCATTCCTCATATTACGGATGAAATAAAAAGGAGAATTTCACTTTTGGGAGACTCAGGTTATCAATTAGTCATCACCGAACTAGGCGGCACAGTGGGCGATATAGAATCATTGCCTTATTTGGAGGCCCTCAGGCAATTTAGAATGGATGTTGGAACTCAAAATGTGGTAACTATCCATTTAACCCTGATCCCATATTTAGCGGCTGCTAAAGAATTGAAGACCAAGCCTAGCCAGCATTCCGTAAAAGAATTACTGGAAGCAGGGATCCAACCTGATATTCTGGTATGTCGTACAGAAAGACCCATCACCGACGAAATTAGAGCCAAACTTGCATTGTTTTGCAACCTTCAACGCGAGAATGTAATCGAAGCAATCGATGCCGATACAATTTACGACGTACCATTACTAATGCTAAAGGAAAAATTGGATGTCAGAGTGTTGGAAAAATTGAATCTGCCAACAAAGGCAGAACCTGATTTGAAAAATTGGAAAAAGTTTTTAGGACAGCTCAAGAATCCAAGCGAATCTGTTACAATTGGCTTAGTTGGCAAATATATTGAGCTGCCGGATGCCTACAAGTCCATACATGAGGCATTCGTTCATGCTGGAGCCTTTAACGAGTGCAAAGTGAAAGTCATTCCCATCCATTCTGAAGATCTTGAAAACGATCTCGAAGTCGAAAAAGCACTCAAAGAATTAGACGGAATATTGGTCGCCCCGGGATTTGGGGAGAGGGGAATAGATGGAAAAATCAGAGCTATAAATTACGCAAGGACCCATAAAATGCCATTTTTTGGAATTTGCCTAGGCATGCAATGTGCAGTTGTAGAATTTTTTAGAAATGTGGTTGGTTATAAAGATGCGGCTTCAACAGAGGTTAACTCTAAATCGACTCATCCCGTCATTGACATGATGGAAAATCAAAAAAAGGTTAAAAACAAAGGTGGCACCATGCGATTAGGTGCTTACAATTGCATTTTAAGCGACAAATCACTTGCTAAAAAATGTTATAAAACCGAGTCCATTTATGAACGTCACAGGCATCGGTATGAATTTAACAATGATTATTTGGAGCAGGCTAAACAAGCCGGTCTAACACCCACAGGAATTAATCCAGATCAGGGTTTGGTTGAAATTGTAGAACTAAAAGATCATCCCTGGTTTGTTGGTGTTCAATTTCATCCTGAATTAAAAAGTACCGTTGAAGCGCCACATCCTTTATTTATAGGTTTTATCAAAGCATGTATTCAGAAAAAAACTAAAAAATAA
- a CDS encoding MOSC domain-containing protein, producing the protein MDTSSYHSRQIYIYPIKSGPPVRKQKLEWEDGCLKYDRYWMLAKPNGEFITQRAFPQLNTLLMEEKEHSFILMTHDARFPAIEFPKQMEALDRLSVEIWGHQIDAYLTQKELAQWMSDFLSEKIHVVFQPLRTKTVTKGNLDIQMLLNFQDAYPIHVINTASIQWLKEACKKQLHPLQFRANIYVDLKKAFVEDQINNITINEIPFLKIKDCERCVMVNLHPGSDVFHKEPLATLSTYRRKGNYVHFGIYVKPEI; encoded by the coding sequence ATGGATACATCAAGCTATCATAGCCGTCAGATTTATATCTACCCTATTAAATCAGGTCCACCCGTTCGCAAGCAAAAATTGGAATGGGAGGATGGTTGTCTTAAATATGATAGATACTGGATGTTAGCAAAGCCTAATGGGGAGTTTATTACACAAAGGGCATTTCCGCAACTCAATACTTTGCTCATGGAAGAAAAAGAGCATTCTTTTATCCTCATGACCCACGATGCGCGATTCCCGGCTATTGAATTTCCTAAACAGATGGAAGCTTTGGATAGATTATCTGTTGAAATCTGGGGCCATCAAATAGATGCTTATCTTACCCAAAAAGAACTTGCTCAATGGATGTCGGATTTTCTAAGCGAAAAAATACATGTCGTTTTTCAACCTCTAAGAACCAAAACAGTTACTAAAGGAAATTTGGATATTCAAATGTTATTAAATTTTCAAGATGCCTATCCTATCCATGTTATAAATACTGCTTCCATACAATGGCTGAAGGAAGCTTGCAAAAAGCAATTGCACCCTTTACAATTCAGAGCAAATATTTATGTAGATCTGAAAAAAGCATTTGTAGAAGATCAGATTAATAATATCACAATTAATGAGATCCCATTTTTAAAAATTAAAGATTGTGAACGATGTGTTATGGTCAACTTGCATCCTGGTTCTGATGTATTTCATAAGGAGCCATTGGCTACTCTTAGCACTTACAGAAGAAAAGGAAACTATGTGCATTTCGGCATCTATGTTAAACCGGAGATATAA
- a CDS encoding TrmH family RNA methyltransferase has protein sequence MVRKKELEELNRISSEEFIQSQKFPLILCADNIRSGHNIGSLFRIADAFRIESLLLGPQCAKPPHPEILKTALGAQHHVSWKLSQNLAEDLNVLKAEGYQLLGIEQTIDSIALHQYPVDLNSKYVLILGHEINGIDQSIIELLDACLEIPQFGVKHSLNVSVAAGIACWQICSRFM, from the coding sequence TTGGTCCGCAAAAAAGAACTGGAAGAATTAAATCGGATCTCAAGTGAGGAATTTATTCAAAGTCAGAAATTTCCACTGATTCTATGCGCAGATAATATCCGATCAGGACATAATATTGGTTCTTTATTCAGAATTGCCGATGCATTCCGGATTGAATCCTTGTTGTTAGGACCGCAATGCGCGAAACCGCCGCATCCCGAAATCCTTAAAACTGCTTTGGGAGCCCAGCATCATGTATCCTGGAAATTGAGTCAAAATTTGGCTGAAGACTTAAACGTTTTAAAAGCGGAAGGCTATCAACTTTTAGGAATAGAGCAAACAATAGATAGTATTGCTTTACACCAATACCCCGTTGATTTAAATTCAAAATATGTATTGATTTTGGGTCACGAAATTAATGGCATCGATCAGTCAATCATCGAATTATTAGATGCCTGTCTTGAAATTCCTCAGTTTGGTGTTAAACACAGTTTAAATGTGAGTGTGGCAGCCGGAATTGCTTGCTGGCAAATTTGCAGTCGGTTTATGTAA
- the msrB gene encoding peptide-methionine (R)-S-oxide reductase MsrB, producing MKLHFLYLIFPLILHHASCQEKKSQATVYESKEKGRDTAINIPTTIVKAIKSQEDWRNQLDKESFYVLREHGTERAFSGKYWDQHEKGIYCCKACQLPLFNASDKFDSGTGWPSFTNAIQSHLVSEKTDNSYGMQRVEVLCAQCDGHLGHVFDDGPKPTGKRFCINSVSLDFVKNASIK from the coding sequence ATGAAATTACATTTTTTATATTTAATATTCCCATTGATTTTACACCATGCATCTTGCCAGGAGAAAAAATCTCAGGCTACTGTTTATGAATCAAAAGAAAAGGGGAGAGATACTGCTATTAACATTCCAACTACTATTGTAAAAGCAATAAAATCACAAGAAGATTGGCGTAATCAATTAGATAAAGAATCATTTTATGTTTTGCGTGAACATGGAACCGAAAGAGCTTTTAGTGGCAAGTATTGGGATCAACACGAAAAAGGAATTTATTGTTGCAAAGCATGTCAGCTTCCTCTTTTTAATGCTTCCGATAAATTTGATTCAGGTACCGGTTGGCCCAGTTTTACAAATGCCATTCAAAGTCATCTCGTTTCTGAAAAAACCGACAACAGTTATGGAATGCAGCGCGTAGAAGTTCTCTGCGCCCAATGCGATGGGCATTTAGGGCATGTTTTTGACGATGGTCCTAAACCTACCGGTAAAAGGTTTTGCATCAATTCAGTTTCCTTGGATTTTGTTAAGAATGCAAGTATTAAATAA
- a CDS encoding deoxynucleoside kinase yields MKHIAVAGNIGCGKTSLCEVLGHHYQWDILYEDTTTNPYLSDFYYDMTRWSFNLQVYFLNSRFRQIVEIQKGENTVIQDRTIYEDAHIFAPNLHEMGLMSKRDFDNYFSLFQIMMSTIRPPDLIIYLKASIPTLVNHIQMRGRDYEGNMSLDYLKKLNQRYDDWIEMYDESPKVIIQTDQLDFINEAEHLGQVIESVNAHIHGLF; encoded by the coding sequence ATGAAGCATATAGCAGTTGCGGGAAATATCGGATGCGGAAAAACCAGTTTATGTGAAGTTCTGGGTCATCACTACCAGTGGGATATCCTCTATGAGGATACTACTACAAACCCTTATTTAAGTGATTTCTATTATGATATGACCCGATGGTCATTTAATCTTCAGGTGTATTTTTTGAATTCGAGATTTCGGCAGATTGTCGAAATACAAAAGGGTGAGAATACGGTTATTCAGGATCGTACGATCTATGAAGACGCGCATATATTTGCTCCAAATCTTCATGAAATGGGACTGATGTCGAAAAGAGATTTTGATAACTATTTTTCACTGTTTCAAATCATGATGAGTACGATAAGGCCACCCGATCTCATCATTTATCTGAAGGCATCTATTCCCACGCTTGTAAATCATATACAAATGCGAGGACGGGATTATGAAGGAAATATGAGTCTCGACTATTTAAAAAAATTGAATCAACGATATGATGATTGGATTGAGATGTATGATGAAAGTCCAAAAGTCATTATTCAAACTGATCAACTTGATTTTATCAATGAAGCCGAACATCTTGGACAGGTCATTGAATCGGTAAATGCACATATACATGGATTGTTTTAA
- a CDS encoding ABC transporter permease, giving the protein MKVYNFIAKRSFSSFKKSFTKSIIRLSVIATSLSLAVMIVAQSIFNGFQTEIAKKVFGFWGHIRISDIKASQSQEPIMLIVNDSIRNSIKTSCVDIDGKPMIQHVQSFLLYPSIMSQSEFNEGLFLKGVGKDFHWEFFNNFLVEGKTLELNSSEPSRDVMISKETAERLETKIGQSIILHFFVDNEVLKRKVRISGIYNTGLGEYDKKFAFVDIQLLQTLLGLEAHQVSGLEVICNDVLEAEIVNKNFLKKFCLTPGIQKQFGSSFHKYLNGYPYKTSLKLLYSY; this is encoded by the coding sequence ATGAAAGTCTATAATTTTATTGCCAAAAGGTCTTTTTCGAGTTTCAAAAAATCATTTACAAAAAGCATCATAAGGCTTTCTGTAATAGCTACAAGCCTTAGCCTTGCCGTTATGATCGTGGCACAGAGCATATTTAACGGATTTCAAACTGAAATTGCAAAAAAAGTTTTCGGATTCTGGGGTCATATCCGAATTTCTGATATTAAGGCAAGCCAAAGCCAGGAACCAATCATGCTCATTGTAAATGACTCTATTCGCAATTCCATCAAAACATCTTGTGTTGATATCGACGGCAAGCCCATGATTCAACATGTACAATCATTTTTGCTGTATCCTTCCATCATGAGCCAAAGTGAATTCAATGAGGGCTTATTTCTTAAAGGTGTTGGTAAAGATTTTCATTGGGAATTCTTTAATAATTTCCTGGTAGAGGGAAAAACATTGGAATTGAACTCATCTGAACCCAGCAGAGATGTTATGATCTCAAAAGAAACAGCAGAAAGGTTAGAAACTAAAATAGGACAATCCATAATTCTCCATTTTTTTGTAGATAATGAAGTGTTAAAAAGAAAGGTGCGCATTTCAGGCATTTACAATACAGGGCTTGGAGAATACGACAAAAAGTTTGCTTTTGTGGATATTCAATTATTGCAAACTCTTCTGGGATTAGAAGCCCACCAGGTCAGTGGATTAGAAGTCATATGCAATGATGTTTTAGAAGCCGAAATCGTCAATAAAAACTTTTTGAAGAAATTTTGCCTGACACCTGGTATTCAGAAACAATTCGGTTCAAGTTTCCACAAATATTTGAATGGTTATCCTTACAAGACATCACTAAAGCTTTTATACTCATATTGA
- a CDS encoding ABC transporter ATP-binding protein, which produces MIVLENIKKIYKMGEEVIEALRDVNLCIERNEFLALMGPSGSGKSTLMNVIGCLDSPSSGTYILNNKSVGTMNDNELAEIRNKEIGFVFQTFNLLPRMTALENVAMPLVYAGKSKKERENIAKEKLEAVGLADRMTHKPNELSGGQRQRVAIARALVNNPSLILADEPTGNLDSKTSDEILNIFKEIHSLGNTIILVTHENDIAKHAHRIVRLKDGMVESDINL; this is translated from the coding sequence CTGATAGTGCTTGAAAATATCAAAAAGATCTATAAAATGGGGGAGGAGGTCATCGAAGCTTTAAGAGATGTTAATTTATGCATCGAAAGAAACGAATTCCTGGCTTTGATGGGACCTTCAGGAAGTGGCAAATCCACCTTAATGAACGTCATTGGCTGCCTGGATAGTCCAAGTTCCGGAACTTACATCCTTAACAACAAATCTGTTGGCACTATGAATGATAATGAACTTGCAGAAATTAGAAATAAGGAAATTGGCTTTGTGTTCCAAACTTTCAATTTATTGCCTAGAATGACTGCTCTTGAAAATGTGGCTATGCCATTAGTATATGCAGGCAAATCCAAAAAAGAAAGAGAAAATATAGCCAAAGAAAAGTTGGAAGCAGTTGGTCTGGCAGATCGAATGACGCACAAACCCAACGAATTGAGCGGAGGCCAAAGACAAAGAGTTGCCATTGCGAGAGCATTGGTAAATAACCCTTCCCTAATTTTGGCAGATGAGCCGACCGGAAACCTGGATTCAAAAACAAGTGATGAAATATTGAATATTTTCAAAGAAATACATTCATTAGGGAATACGATAATTCTGGTCACACACGAAAATGATATCGCAAAGCATGCTCATCGCATTGTTCGTCTAAAGGATGGTATGGTAGAGTCTGATATAAATTTGTAG